A DNA window from Halorubrum sp. DM2 contains the following coding sequences:
- a CDS encoding ABC transporter substrate-binding protein has protein sequence MSRELDSSRRRMLRGVAAGVTAGTVAGCTGGGSDGTGNGTDGGTGDGEPVAGGELVYSQQVSPIEFDPIVVNDIYSQQVCSQVFEPLYAYDESTNPVPHLAREEPTVERDGTRYVVELRDGPRFQNGEPVTAEDVRYSLLAPVEEETANAPDVEMIDSVEVVDDRTVQIDLQYGYGPFYTLALTRNVVPESVREADKEAFNLDAPVGSGPFEFDDWTEGEFVDLVKWDDYWGDPKPYLDRLRFEPVEESTTRVVSLETGESDVADGITPQTWETVESADNMSLQSEPGISYYYIAFNCNEGPTTDPQVREAIDYAVSMDQAVSNFIEPAGERNYAPVPLPVADSWDFPVDEWADIGHDRDVDRAAELLADAGVPEDYGFRIIVPPDDLREQIGVSVSNGLKEAGYDAEVRRYDWGTFLDTYDTGNEDDYNMYALGWLGGPDPDSYVYNLFHDEQIGATNGTYYENDDLMEEIIAARRASDIDERRELYESIIPTVLEDRVHLPSYSLRVSIGVRDHVNDFVAHPRSQYNPRILSDYNNVWLDQ, from the coding sequence ATGTCACGCGAACTCGACTCGTCGCGACGACGGATGCTGCGCGGCGTCGCGGCCGGCGTGACGGCCGGGACCGTCGCGGGATGTACCGGTGGCGGCTCGGACGGCACGGGGAACGGAACCGACGGCGGAACGGGCGACGGCGAACCGGTCGCCGGCGGAGAGCTTGTGTACTCACAGCAGGTGTCGCCGATCGAGTTCGACCCGATCGTCGTCAACGACATCTACTCGCAGCAGGTGTGCTCGCAGGTGTTCGAGCCGCTGTACGCCTACGACGAGAGCACCAACCCCGTCCCGCACCTCGCACGCGAGGAGCCGACCGTCGAGCGCGACGGGACGCGGTACGTCGTGGAACTGCGTGACGGGCCGCGCTTCCAGAACGGCGAGCCCGTCACCGCCGAGGACGTCCGCTACTCGTTGCTCGCACCGGTCGAAGAGGAGACCGCCAACGCGCCGGACGTCGAGATGATAGACAGCGTCGAGGTCGTCGACGACCGGACGGTCCAGATCGATCTCCAGTACGGCTACGGCCCGTTCTACACGCTCGCGCTGACGCGGAACGTGGTGCCCGAGTCGGTCCGGGAGGCGGACAAGGAGGCGTTCAACCTCGACGCGCCGGTCGGCTCCGGACCGTTCGAGTTCGACGACTGGACGGAAGGGGAGTTCGTCGACCTAGTGAAGTGGGACGACTACTGGGGTGACCCGAAGCCGTACCTAGACCGGCTCCGGTTCGAACCCGTTGAGGAGAGCACGACGCGGGTCGTCTCCTTAGAGACCGGCGAGTCGGACGTCGCCGACGGGATCACCCCCCAGACGTGGGAGACGGTCGAGAGCGCGGACAACATGTCGCTCCAGTCGGAGCCGGGCATCTCCTACTACTACATCGCGTTCAACTGTAACGAGGGACCGACGACGGACCCGCAGGTCCGGGAGGCGATAGATTACGCCGTCTCGATGGACCAAGCGGTCTCGAACTTCATCGAGCCGGCCGGGGAACGCAACTACGCGCCGGTCCCGCTCCCGGTCGCCGACTCGTGGGACTTCCCCGTCGACGAGTGGGCGGATATCGGTCACGACCGCGATGTCGACCGGGCCGCAGAGCTGCTCGCGGACGCCGGCGTACCCGAAGACTACGGCTTCCGGATCATCGTCCCGCCGGACGACCTCCGCGAACAGATCGGCGTGTCGGTCTCGAACGGGCTGAAGGAGGCCGGCTACGACGCCGAGGTCCGCCGGTACGACTGGGGGACGTTCCTCGACACCTACGACACCGGAAACGAGGACGACTACAACATGTACGCGCTGGGGTGGCTCGGCGGGCCGGACCCGGACTCGTACGTGTACAACCTGTTCCACGACGAGCAGATCGGTGCCACCAACGGGACCTACTACGAGAACGACGACCTCATGGAGGAGATCATCGCCGCGCGCCGCGCCAGCGACATCGACGAGCGACGCGAGCTGTACGAGTCGATCATTCCGACGGTGCTGGAAGACCGGGTCCACCTCCCGAGCTACAGCCTCCGCGTCTCCATCGGCGTCCGCGACCACGTCAACGACTTCGTCGCCCACCCGCGCTCGCAGTACAACCCGCGGATCCTGAGCGACTACAACAACGTCTGGCTCGACCAGTAG
- the phoU gene encoding phosphate signaling complex protein PhoU, whose protein sequence is MPREEYQTKLEGLRDDVLYMSEVVAERLRMGLDALERQDGELGEEVITGDAEINELYLELEGQCTDLIALQQPVAGDLRFIAASFKIITDLERIADLATNLGEYAKRADREVFPDVDVQRIGDDTLEMLEQAMAAYAESDPELCHAVAEADDEVDAACEAASELVVRDLIERDELREEADVEGTMRNVSRLLLTIRDLERVGDHAVNIAARSLYMIENDDELLY, encoded by the coding sequence ATGCCACGCGAAGAGTACCAGACGAAACTGGAGGGACTCCGCGACGACGTCCTCTACATGAGCGAGGTGGTCGCCGAGCGCCTCCGCATGGGGCTCGACGCCCTCGAACGGCAGGACGGCGAGCTAGGCGAGGAGGTGATCACCGGCGACGCCGAGATCAACGAACTCTACTTGGAGCTGGAGGGCCAGTGTACGGACCTCATCGCGCTCCAGCAGCCGGTCGCCGGCGACCTGCGGTTCATCGCGGCGTCGTTCAAGATCATCACCGACCTCGAACGGATCGCGGACCTCGCGACGAATCTCGGCGAGTACGCAAAGCGGGCCGACCGCGAGGTGTTCCCCGACGTCGACGTCCAGCGCATCGGCGACGACACGCTGGAGATGTTAGAGCAGGCGATGGCGGCGTACGCGGAGTCCGACCCCGAGCTGTGTCACGCCGTCGCGGAGGCCGACGACGAGGTCGACGCCGCCTGCGAGGCGGCGAGCGAGCTCGTCGTCCGCGACCTCATCGAGCGCGACGAACTGCGCGAGGAGGCCGACGTGGAGGGGACGATGCGGAACGTCTCGCGGCTCCTGCTCACGATCCGCGACCTCGAACGCGTCGGCGACCACGCGGTCAACATCGCCGCCCGGTCGCTGTACATGATCGAGAACGACGACGAACTGCTGTACTGA
- the arsB gene encoding ACR3 family arsenite efflux transporter: protein MSDAVHEHGPNCDCESCGDPRSMDFLDKYLTVWIFGAMAIGIGLGYIAPSVTGPIQDLHLVEIGLVLMMYPPLAKVNYGQLPAVFKNVKVLGLSLVQNWLIGPTLMFGLAVVFFSGLVPGLPARPEFFLGLVFIGMARCIAMVLVWNELAEGSNEYAAGLVAFNSVFQILTYGVYIWFFALVLPPLLGMESLVAGISEFGISPRQVFEAIAVFLGIPFAAGIASRFVGTRTKGVEWYEETFEPRISPLTLIALLFTVIVMFAMQGERIVAQPSDVLLIAVPLTIYFVVMFFVSFGMGRGIGADYSTTTAIGFTAASNNFELAIAVAVAVFGVGSGVAFATVIGPLIEVPVLLALVKVALYLQDRYDWQGYTTGQLNEPTADGDGTSGSTADD from the coding sequence GTGAGCGACGCCGTTCACGAACATGGACCGAACTGCGACTGCGAGTCATGCGGCGACCCGCGGTCGATGGACTTCCTCGACAAGTACCTCACCGTCTGGATCTTCGGCGCGATGGCGATCGGGATCGGTCTCGGCTACATCGCGCCGTCGGTCACCGGCCCGATCCAAGACCTCCACCTCGTCGAGATCGGGCTGGTGTTGATGATGTACCCGCCGCTTGCGAAGGTCAACTACGGACAGCTCCCCGCCGTCTTCAAGAACGTGAAGGTGCTCGGACTGAGCCTCGTCCAGAACTGGCTCATCGGGCCGACCCTCATGTTCGGGCTGGCGGTCGTGTTCTTCAGCGGGCTCGTTCCCGGACTCCCCGCCCGTCCCGAGTTCTTCCTTGGGCTGGTGTTCATCGGGATGGCCCGCTGTATCGCGATGGTGCTCGTCTGGAACGAGCTCGCGGAGGGCTCGAACGAGTACGCCGCGGGCCTCGTCGCGTTCAACAGCGTCTTCCAGATCCTCACCTACGGCGTGTACATCTGGTTTTTCGCGCTCGTCCTCCCGCCGCTGCTGGGCATGGAGTCGCTGGTCGCGGGGATCTCCGAGTTCGGGATCAGCCCGCGACAGGTGTTCGAAGCGATCGCGGTCTTCCTCGGGATCCCCTTCGCCGCGGGAATCGCCTCGCGGTTCGTGGGGACGCGGACGAAGGGCGTCGAGTGGTACGAGGAGACGTTCGAGCCGCGGATTAGTCCGCTCACGCTCATCGCACTGCTGTTCACCGTAATCGTGATGTTCGCGATGCAGGGCGAGCGCATCGTCGCCCAGCCGAGTGACGTCCTCCTGATCGCGGTCCCGCTCACGATCTACTTCGTCGTGATGTTCTTCGTGAGCTTCGGGATGGGCCGCGGGATCGGTGCCGACTACTCGACGACGACCGCGATCGGCTTCACCGCCGCGAGCAACAACTTCGAGCTCGCGATCGCCGTCGCCGTCGCGGTGTTCGGTGTCGGCTCCGGCGTCGCGTTCGCGACGGTCATCGGTCCCCTCATCGAGGTCCCGGTGCTGCTCGCCTTGGTGAAGGTCGCGCTGTACCTCCAAGACAGGTACGACTGGCAGGGGTACACGACCGGCCAACTAAACGAACCGACCGCAGACGGGGACGGGACATCAGGGTCGACGGCCGACGACTGA
- a CDS encoding RidA family protein, protein MGQRTTEVDSDKNRAADMNIDPTLSEESKRQRDGTDNIGAFGKRTGSSDLRFFEGILPKVDGQILGDHSIEEQFSTALDNLESALADNRNATFGDVMKLEIQLTDPSAAEAIDHVYESRFDDVELPPRTVVGVCSLPGGADVQLDVIAAEE, encoded by the coding sequence ATGGGACAGCGAACAACAGAAGTCGACTCGGACAAGAATCGCGCCGCCGATATGAACATCGACCCAACGTTGAGCGAGGAGAGCAAGCGCCAGCGCGACGGAACGGATAACATCGGAGCGTTCGGGAAGCGGACAGGCTCGTCTGATCTACGCTTTTTCGAGGGTATCCTTCCCAAAGTCGACGGCCAAATTCTGGGTGATCATTCAATCGAAGAGCAATTCTCGACTGCGCTCGACAACCTCGAATCCGCTCTTGCCGACAACCGAAACGCGACGTTTGGCGACGTGATGAAACTCGAGATTCAGCTCACGGATCCGAGCGCCGCGGAGGCGATCGATCACGTCTACGAGTCGCGGTTCGACGACGTCGAGTTACCGCCGCGGACCGTCGTCGGCGTCTGCTCGCTCCCCGGCGGTGCGGACGTACAGCTCGACGTGATCGCGGCCGAAGAGTAG
- a CDS encoding MIP/aquaporin family protein has product MNPYVAEVIGTAILIIFGGGVVANVVLDETKGNGGGWIVITWGWAIGVFMGVFTISQVSGGHINPAVTIGLAAAGLFDWTQVPLYVAAQTLGGFLGGIVVWLAYRDHFAVTEDEGAKLAIFSTAPEIRNYSSNLITEIIGTFVLVFGVLYLNSAGFLNETSGEILQTITIDGQEVGFGLGALSALPIALVVLGIGLSLGGPTGYAINPARDLGPRIAHAILPFPHKGPSDWAYSWVPVVGPILGALLAAGLYHLL; this is encoded by the coding sequence ATGAACCCGTACGTCGCGGAAGTCATCGGGACTGCGATCCTCATCATCTTCGGAGGCGGCGTCGTCGCCAACGTCGTGCTCGACGAGACGAAAGGGAACGGCGGCGGCTGGATTGTCATCACGTGGGGATGGGCGATCGGGGTGTTCATGGGCGTATTCACTATCAGTCAGGTCAGCGGCGGTCACATCAATCCCGCCGTGACGATAGGACTCGCCGCCGCGGGTCTATTTGACTGGACGCAAGTCCCACTCTACGTGGCAGCACAGACGCTCGGTGGGTTCTTGGGTGGCATAGTCGTGTGGCTGGCATACAGAGACCACTTCGCGGTTACGGAGGACGAGGGCGCGAAACTGGCGATCTTCTCGACCGCTCCCGAAATCCGGAATTATTCGTCCAACCTGATAACCGAGATCATCGGTACGTTCGTCCTAGTGTTCGGCGTTCTATATCTGAATTCTGCCGGCTTCTTGAACGAGACATCTGGCGAGATCCTTCAGACGATCACTATCGACGGGCAGGAGGTCGGATTCGGCCTCGGCGCGCTCTCGGCGCTGCCGATTGCCTTGGTTGTACTCGGCATCGGGTTGTCTCTAGGCGGTCCCACGGGCTACGCTATCAACCCCGCTCGTGACCTCGGACCGCGCATCGCACACGCAATCCTTCCGTTCCCGCACAAAGGCCCGTCGGACTGGGCGTACTCATGGGTTCCCGTTGTCGGACCGATCCTCGGTGCGCTCCTCGCAGCCGGGCTCTACCACCTGCTCTGA
- a CDS encoding FKBP-type peptidyl-prolyl cis-trans isomerase, producing MTVTEHTAALNDGEFVRIEYTARTAAGDRVVDTTDPSVAADADLVGIEADGPMVVVLGEGHLFEPVEEAVREAGIGGSATVRVGPTEAFGERDPRKVETVPVGLVPPEKREAGRTVSVAGRDCVIESIDEETVTLDYNHSLAGVTLEYEVSVLERLPDGDRAAGLCALHGLDADVTLSERELSIFVAGTEPSPELDRRLRAFVCDAKQLLPVDAITIDQTYAE from the coding sequence ATGACGGTGACCGAGCACACCGCCGCACTCAACGACGGCGAGTTCGTCCGGATCGAGTACACGGCGCGCACGGCGGCGGGCGACCGCGTCGTCGACACGACCGATCCGTCTGTCGCGGCGGACGCCGACCTGGTCGGGATCGAGGCCGACGGTCCGATGGTCGTCGTCCTCGGCGAGGGACACCTCTTCGAACCCGTCGAGGAGGCGGTTCGCGAGGCCGGCATCGGCGGATCCGCGACGGTCAGGGTCGGCCCGACGGAGGCGTTCGGGGAACGCGACCCGCGAAAGGTCGAGACGGTTCCGGTGGGGCTCGTCCCGCCGGAGAAGCGGGAGGCAGGTCGAACCGTCTCAGTCGCCGGACGCGACTGCGTGATCGAGTCGATCGACGAGGAGACGGTCACGCTGGATTACAACCACTCGTTGGCCGGCGTCACGCTGGAGTACGAAGTCTCGGTCTTGGAACGACTTCCCGATGGAGACCGGGCGGCCGGGCTATGCGCGCTTCATGGACTCGACGCCGACGTAACGCTCTCGGAGCGCGAACTATCGATTTTCGTCGCGGGGACTGAGCCGTCGCCGGAGCTCGACCGCCGGCTGCGGGCGTTCGTCTGCGACGCGAAACAGTTGCTGCCGGTCGACGCTATCACCATCGATCAGACGTACGCGGAATAA
- a CDS encoding arsenate reductase (azurin) large subunit has product MADNPHTSQVPIPPTDAERSSRSCRYCIVGCGYEVYKWPVGEGGGPTADENALGIDYPAGYGEWPSPNMHEIIEENGREYHVLFVPDTEYPVNEGSHSIRGGTQAQSLYSPNNEDYDDRLKQPQIRIGGDLVTVDWDTAIEAWARATEIATENGENPNGYGQKLYFYQFIENTFAGTKLCHDVIGSPNWGGHNRPALTTEVPGLVNAGLAQWSYAYEDAAEADTIVLAGADPKENQDVIFSKWINEEGDADIVFIDPRKKFTANYAENNGGIHLQVNEATDPILLNAIARHIVDQGWHDEGFIEEWVMDNRETIDEEGWYQEEFGLTPEEYYDLLDDPRYAPENATETTGVPAEEIREAAELIAQPEAEETNTLFMLEKGLIWGWSHENTGAMANLTLITGSVGRPGTGITRAGGHQEGFWTNGAAGDAIAERSTQTFDGENVEDVTVAPNTVERVRDGEIKHWHVIGNDPARHSYATQDLRNAIRERTSGAQPQTADIDEIERAFRERIENGGMVVTHQELYANTTTQYADIVLPATAVESGEGGDYHRWNGERRFRQYQGFMEGPSGAKEDWEIFSMMGQRLGADDMDWDDSREIFNLICEEYPGAGGDHSLEGIAPAAEANDMTPAEYMETVEEGVQQPIYEENGEVQGTPRIHAPDGEREVMDHRFHTSTGEAILQRVDWDRVVDTDEGTTIGDVYERLSPGDDEIWVTNGRLQHLWQNMYTHQRLEYVQKRFPQNVLQLHPTDAAERGIEAGDLVEIVNDDVFNINGENTQGSFTAVAYVVDEDDAAQGQPVSEGLAYTYWLYPDQVNNDINPAYLDPANPNPGYKYGKGKIRRLGESEVKDEMSFKPMNIAPE; this is encoded by the coding sequence ATGGCGGATAACCCACACACGAGCCAGGTCCCCATTCCACCCACGGACGCCGAGAGGAGCTCGCGGTCGTGTCGGTACTGTATCGTCGGCTGCGGCTACGAGGTGTACAAGTGGCCCGTCGGCGAGGGGGGAGGCCCGACCGCCGACGAGAACGCGCTCGGGATCGACTACCCGGCGGGCTACGGCGAGTGGCCCTCGCCGAACATGCACGAGATAATCGAGGAGAATGGGAGGGAGTATCACGTCCTGTTCGTCCCCGATACCGAGTATCCGGTCAACGAGGGGTCACACTCCATTCGTGGCGGGACGCAGGCGCAGTCGCTGTACTCTCCAAACAACGAAGACTACGACGACCGCCTGAAACAGCCCCAGATCCGGATCGGCGGCGATCTCGTCACCGTCGATTGGGACACCGCTATCGAAGCGTGGGCCCGGGCCACCGAGATCGCCACGGAGAACGGCGAGAACCCGAACGGCTACGGACAGAAACTGTACTTCTATCAGTTCATCGAGAACACCTTCGCCGGGACGAAGCTCTGTCACGACGTCATCGGCTCGCCCAACTGGGGCGGCCACAACCGTCCGGCGCTCACGACGGAAGTCCCCGGGCTCGTTAACGCCGGCCTCGCACAGTGGTCCTACGCCTACGAGGACGCCGCGGAGGCGGACACCATCGTGCTGGCGGGAGCCGATCCCAAGGAGAATCAGGACGTCATCTTCAGTAAGTGGATAAACGAGGAGGGCGACGCCGACATCGTCTTCATCGATCCGCGAAAGAAGTTCACCGCGAACTACGCCGAGAACAACGGTGGGATCCACCTCCAGGTCAACGAGGCGACGGACCCGATCCTCCTGAACGCCATCGCGCGCCACATCGTCGACCAGGGCTGGCACGACGAGGGGTTCATCGAGGAGTGGGTGATGGACAACCGGGAGACGATCGATGAGGAAGGGTGGTACCAAGAGGAGTTCGGGCTGACGCCCGAGGAGTACTACGATCTCTTAGACGATCCCCGCTACGCCCCCGAGAACGCCACCGAGACGACCGGCGTCCCGGCCGAGGAGATCCGCGAGGCCGCCGAACTCATCGCCCAGCCCGAGGCCGAGGAGACGAACACGCTGTTCATGCTGGAGAAGGGACTCATCTGGGGCTGGTCCCACGAGAACACCGGCGCGATGGCGAACCTGACGCTCATCACCGGCAGCGTCGGTCGCCCTGGTACCGGTATCACCCGCGCCGGGGGCCACCAGGAGGGCTTCTGGACGAACGGGGCCGCGGGGGACGCCATCGCCGAGCGTTCGACGCAGACCTTCGACGGCGAGAACGTCGAGGACGTGACGGTCGCGCCGAACACGGTCGAACGCGTCAGGGACGGGGAGATCAAACACTGGCACGTCATCGGTAACGATCCGGCTCGCCACTCGTACGCGACGCAGGATCTCCGGAACGCGATCCGGGAGCGCACGAGCGGCGCGCAGCCGCAGACCGCCGACATCGACGAGATCGAACGCGCATTCCGCGAGCGCATCGAGAACGGCGGCATGGTCGTTACCCATCAGGAGTTGTACGCCAACACGACGACCCAATACGCCGACATCGTCCTGCCGGCGACGGCGGTCGAATCCGGCGAGGGCGGCGATTACCACCGCTGGAACGGCGAACGTCGCTTCCGTCAGTATCAGGGCTTCATGGAGGGCCCCTCCGGCGCGAAGGAGGACTGGGAGATATTCTCGATGATGGGCCAACGGCTCGGTGCCGACGACATGGACTGGGACGACTCCCGAGAGATCTTCAACCTGATCTGCGAGGAGTATCCGGGCGCCGGGGGCGATCACTCCCTCGAAGGGATCGCGCCCGCCGCCGAAGCGAACGACATGACGCCGGCCGAGTACATGGAGACCGTCGAAGAGGGCGTCCAGCAGCCGATCTACGAGGAGAACGGCGAGGTACAGGGGACGCCCCGAATCCACGCCCCGGACGGCGAACGCGAGGTCATGGATCACCGGTTCCACACGAGCACGGGCGAGGCGATCCTCCAGCGTGTCGACTGGGATCGGGTCGTCGACACCGACGAAGGGACGACGATCGGCGACGTCTACGAACGGCTCAGTCCCGGCGATGACGAGATCTGGGTGACGAACGGCCGACTCCAGCACCTCTGGCAGAACATGTACACCCACCAGCGGCTGGAGTACGTCCAGAAGCGCTTCCCGCAGAACGTCCTCCAGCTTCATCCCACCGACGCGGCCGAACGAGGGATCGAAGCCGGCGATCTCGTCGAGATCGTCAACGACGACGTCTTCAACATCAACGGCGAGAACACCCAAGGCAGCTTTACCGCGGTCGCCTACGTCGTCGACGAGGACGACGCGGCTCAGGGACAGCCCGTCTCGGAGGGGTTGGCGTACACGTACTGGCTGTATCCGGACCAGGTCAACAACGACATCAACCCGGCGTACCTCGATCCCGCAAATCCCAATCCCGGCTACAAGTACGGGAAGGGGAAGATCAGACGCCTCGGCGAGAGCGAGGTCAAAGACGAAATGAGCTTCAAGCCGATGAACATCGCCCCAGAATGA
- a CDS encoding arsenate reductase (azurin) small subunit: MNDNDTLSATRRRLLATVGTAGAASVAGCGFQAPRADDGSDAPAESPTARVDGLERYPRIRVGSVDELAEGDVETFAYPLDGTENFLTRIAGEAWGGVGPENSIVAFSGLCTHMGCPVQGQVKPEREMAGPCPCHYTTFDLSKGGLVVSGAATTDLPQIRLEVEDGDVYATGVDGLSYGYRDNLRDGEPVTAEETEG; encoded by the coding sequence ATGAACGATAATGATACTCTGTCGGCGACCCGGCGGCGGCTCCTCGCGACCGTTGGGACGGCCGGCGCCGCCTCCGTCGCAGGATGCGGGTTCCAAGCTCCGCGGGCCGACGACGGGAGCGACGCGCCGGCCGAGTCGCCGACCGCGCGGGTCGACGGGCTCGAACGATATCCCCGTATCCGGGTTGGGAGTGTCGACGAGCTGGCGGAGGGCGACGTCGAGACGTTCGCCTACCCGCTCGACGGCACCGAGAACTTCCTCACCCGTATCGCGGGCGAAGCGTGGGGCGGCGTCGGCCCCGAGAACAGCATCGTCGCCTTCAGCGGGCTCTGTACGCACATGGGCTGTCCCGTTCAGGGACAGGTGAAACCCGAACGGGAGATGGCCGGCCCCTGTCCGTGCCACTACACGACCTTCGACCTCTCGAAAGGCGGGCTCGTCGTCAGCGGGGCGGCGACGACGGACCTCCCGCAGATCCGACTCGAAGTTGAGGACGGCGATGTCTACGCGACGGGCGTCGACGGGCTGTCGTACGGCTACCGGGACAACCTACGGGACGGAGAACCCGTCACCGCGGAGGAAACGGAGGGATAA
- the mobB gene encoding molybdopterin-guanine dinucleotide biosynthesis protein B has product MKVLCVAGPSDSGKTTVVAALAERLQECGTVATVKHLTHEPDVDTEGKDTARHRAGGAVHTVGLTDEGTWFATGRDRTLGDVLDEFARTYDYAILEGFSGSDVPKVALGDRTVAPPVVAEAVTADDLDLNDVVRVIDRLPSYDPERSPDRGDE; this is encoded by the coding sequence ATGAAGGTCCTCTGCGTCGCGGGACCCTCTGACTCGGGAAAGACGACGGTCGTCGCCGCCTTGGCCGAACGTCTCCAGGAGTGCGGGACTGTGGCGACCGTGAAACACCTCACGCACGAACCCGATGTCGACACCGAGGGGAAAGATACGGCCCGTCACCGCGCGGGCGGCGCGGTCCACACCGTCGGGCTCACCGACGAGGGAACGTGGTTCGCGACCGGTCGGGACCGGACTCTCGGCGACGTGTTGGACGAGTTCGCGCGCACGTACGACTACGCGATCCTCGAGGGATTTAGCGGGAGCGACGTACCGAAGGTCGCGTTGGGCGACCGGACCGTAGCGCCGCCCGTAGTCGCGGAAGCTGTGACAGCGGACGATCTGGACCTCAACGACGTCGTCCGTGTCATCGACCGGTTACCGTCGTACGATCCGGAACGTTCCCCGGATCGCGGCGACGAGTAA
- a CDS encoding winged helix DNA-binding protein yields MPESSSDPPAETDLDVLIDDATTAVDVKALSAFGYETRYRLVRLLVETDDAVRFDEITPYVSISDSAVSHALTLLCDAGLVEKEKDGRSRRYAATRRAEALVTALDDTRRRDAPRRS; encoded by the coding sequence ATGCCCGAGTCCTCGTCCGACCCGCCGGCCGAGACCGATCTCGACGTCCTGATCGACGACGCGACGACGGCCGTCGACGTGAAGGCGCTGTCGGCGTTCGGATACGAGACGCGGTACCGGCTCGTTCGCCTGCTGGTCGAGACCGACGACGCCGTCAGGTTCGACGAGATCACGCCCTACGTGTCGATAAGCGACAGCGCCGTCAGCCACGCGCTCACGTTGCTCTGTGACGCCGGACTCGTCGAGAAAGAGAAGGACGGCCGCTCGCGTCGATACGCGGCGACGCGACGCGCCGAGGCGCTCGTGACCGCCCTCGACGACACGCGGCGACGCGACGCGCCGAGGCGCTCGTGA
- a CDS encoding RidA family protein — protein sequence MSQGVVEQKGQTNSDRGMTVDDSLSEESKRQRDGIDNVGAFGMRTGESDLVFFQGILPEINGDVKGSEPVDEQIRMCLDRLELMLENRSASLDDVMKVEVQLADADAAAVVDRAYESRFDAVEFPPRTVVGVCSLPGGADVQLDVIAAEE from the coding sequence GTGTCCCAAGGAGTAGTTGAGCAGAAGGGCCAGACGAACAGTGACCGTGGAATGACAGTCGACGATTCGCTGAGCGAGGAGAGCAAGCGCCAGCGCGATGGCATCGACAACGTCGGCGCGTTCGGAATGCGGACCGGGGAGTCGGACCTAGTCTTCTTCCAGGGAATCCTCCCGGAGATCAACGGGGACGTGAAGGGGTCGGAGCCGGTCGACGAGCAGATTCGGATGTGCTTAGACCGGCTCGAACTGATGCTCGAAAACCGCAGCGCGTCGCTCGATGACGTGATGAAAGTCGAGGTACAACTCGCGGATGCGGACGCTGCGGCGGTCGTCGACCGCGCGTACGAGTCGCGGTTCGACGCCGTCGAGTTCCCGCCGCGGACCGTCGTCGGCGTCTGTTCGCTGCCCGGCGGCGCTGACGTTCAGCTCGACGTGATCGCCGCCGAGGAGTGA
- a CDS encoding helix-turn-helix domain-containing protein, which yields MNTEDDVPETGGPDDASTRRLYVEFEVEPSSSADCPLSGFERDVVEVRQQRTADRCHTDVTLSPDDCGCADDDCTEVVHAASAVGGRCPCEVFSEYGCVPQITEINGDDVVVETYLPDRDVLTDLVDGLKAVVDGISLRRLKRIGSLEREEPRADVTLNLFELTEKQREAAAAAVAAGYYSRPREADLGELSADLGISKSALSQRLTAVESKLATSAFARATAD from the coding sequence ATGAACACAGAGGACGACGTACCCGAAACCGGGGGACCGGATGACGCCTCGACACGGCGTCTGTACGTCGAATTCGAAGTCGAGCCGTCGTCCTCGGCCGACTGTCCGTTGAGCGGGTTCGAACGGGACGTCGTGGAGGTACGCCAGCAGCGGACCGCCGACCGGTGTCACACGGACGTGACGCTTTCGCCCGACGACTGCGGCTGTGCGGACGACGACTGTACCGAGGTCGTCCACGCGGCGAGCGCGGTCGGGGGCCGCTGTCCGTGCGAGGTGTTCAGCGAGTACGGCTGCGTTCCGCAGATCACCGAGATCAACGGCGACGACGTCGTCGTCGAGACGTACCTGCCCGACCGGGACGTGCTGACCGACCTCGTCGACGGCCTGAAGGCGGTCGTCGACGGCATCTCGCTGCGGCGGCTGAAGCGGATCGGTTCGCTCGAACGAGAGGAGCCACGAGCCGACGTGACCCTCAATCTCTTCGAACTGACCGAGAAACAGCGCGAGGCGGCCGCCGCCGCCGTCGCCGCCGGATACTACTCGCGCCCCCGAGAGGCGGATCTGGGGGAGCTCTCCGCGGACCTCGGGATATCGAAGTCCGCGCTGTCTCAGCGGCTGACCGCGGTCGAGTCAAAGCTCGCCACCTCCGCCTTTGCGCGGGCGACGGCCGACTGA